Proteins encoded in a region of the Flavobacterium sp. PMTSA4 genome:
- a CDS encoding Crp/Fnr family transcriptional regulator, whose protein sequence is MSKCEQCIVRQFSSLKALNKEELVKMANCKTSYTIKKGEAIFEEGEVTNGIYCIKDGVCKLSKLSANGKDQIVKLVKPGELLGQRSMISDEAADLSAVALEDMEVCFIPKSEILGFFNTNNDFSMNVMKTICGDLKDANDHMVSMAQKSVKERLAETLLYLEESFGVNEDKTLHIQLSREELAGMIGTATESCIRLLSEFNKQGLIELIGKKIALKDKAKLKRMAE, encoded by the coding sequence ATGAGCAAATGTGAACAATGCATCGTACGCCAATTCAGTTCTCTAAAAGCACTGAACAAAGAAGAATTGGTAAAAATGGCCAACTGCAAAACTTCCTATACCATCAAAAAAGGCGAAGCTATTTTTGAAGAAGGCGAAGTAACCAATGGTATTTATTGCATTAAAGACGGTGTTTGCAAGCTTTCAAAACTCAGCGCCAACGGAAAAGACCAGATTGTAAAACTCGTGAAACCTGGTGAACTATTAGGACAACGTTCCATGATTAGCGATGAAGCAGCCGACCTTAGCGCTGTAGCTCTCGAAGATATGGAAGTATGTTTTATTCCAAAAAGCGAAATCTTGGGCTTTTTCAACACCAACAACGACTTCTCAATGAATGTGATGAAAACCATTTGTGGTGACCTGAAAGATGCCAATGACCACATGGTTTCCATGGCACAAAAAAGTGTCAAAGAACGACTGGCAGAAACATTGCTTTACCTCGAAGAATCTTTTGGTGTAAATGAGGACAAAACGCTTCACATTCAACTAAGCCGCGAAGAACTAGCCGGAATGATTGGCACCGCCACCGAAAGCTGCATCCGTTTACTCTCCGAATTCAACAAACAAGGATTGATTGAACTAATAGGTAAAAAAATTGCCTTGAAAGACAAGGCAAAGTTAAAACGCATGGCGGAGTAA
- a CDS encoding heavy metal translocating P-type ATPase, with protein sequence MDTKNCFHCGLEIKAKDEIVFDEKSFCCAGCKTVYEIFSQNDLTCYYDFQASPGATPQDIQGKYDFLNNEQIVDKLLEFQESDTHIVSLFIPHIHCSSCIWILENLQKLQKGISTSQVNFNEKKVRVTYHPQKTNLKEIVELLSSIGYEPYISLENYSEGKKRVDRSLIYKIGVAFFCFGNIMLLSFPEYFEVEEFWINQYRGFFRWLIFALALPTFFYSASGYYVSAYKSIKSRMLNIDVPIALGIVVMFVRSTVDILFDYGQGFFDSMAGLIFFMLLGKLFQIKTYDFLSFERDYKSYFPIAITKITTDGKEIPVQVYDIEKGDRLLIRNQELIPVDGILISESASIDYSFVTGEAVPIAKQSGDKLFAGGKQLGKVIEMEVLFSVSQSYLTQLWSNDVFQKKQEQKHKTITDTISRYFTPVLLLIAIVSFGYWIFIDTTTAFNVFTAILIVACPCALALTAPFTLGNVLRIMGKRKLYLKNAPVIEAMAKVDTIVFDKTGTITSNKEAAITFEGTLTERELIAIKNVLRGSNHPLSRRLYGFLPESETIALEHFEEITGKGILATIDGKNIRIGSAAFVGFEEENKVAQTNVHISIDEIYKGKYIFDHHYREGLKAIFEELSKYYTLTVLSGDNEGEKERLTQWLPKSTKLLFNQKPEQKLAYIAQLQTIGNNVMMIGDGLNDAGALAQSNVGIAISENVNVFSPACDGILDAVQFSKIPFFMRYAKNAMKTIYLSFGISLLYNVVGLSFAVTGHLSPLVAAIIMPLSTITIVSFVTLMSNFYAGKGK encoded by the coding sequence ATGGACACAAAAAATTGTTTCCATTGTGGTCTTGAAATCAAGGCAAAAGATGAAATTGTTTTTGACGAAAAAAGTTTTTGTTGTGCGGGTTGTAAAACCGTCTATGAAATTTTCAGTCAAAATGATTTGACGTGTTATTATGATTTTCAAGCTTCGCCAGGCGCGACACCACAAGACATTCAAGGTAAATATGATTTTTTAAACAATGAGCAAATTGTCGACAAACTATTGGAATTCCAAGAAAGCGACACACATATTGTTTCACTTTTCATTCCTCATATACACTGTAGTTCGTGTATTTGGATTTTGGAAAATTTACAAAAGCTACAAAAAGGGATAAGCACTTCTCAGGTTAATTTTAACGAAAAAAAAGTTCGCGTAACCTATCATCCGCAAAAAACAAATCTTAAAGAAATTGTTGAGCTGCTTTCTTCCATTGGCTACGAACCGTATATCAGTTTAGAAAATTATTCTGAAGGCAAGAAACGGGTTGACCGCAGTTTGATTTATAAAATAGGCGTGGCGTTCTTTTGTTTTGGCAACATCATGTTGTTGTCGTTTCCCGAATATTTTGAAGTAGAAGAGTTTTGGATTAATCAATACCGTGGGTTTTTCCGTTGGTTGATTTTTGCATTGGCATTGCCAACGTTTTTCTATTCCGCATCGGGTTATTATGTTTCGGCTTATAAAAGCATCAAATCGCGAATGTTGAATATTGATGTTCCGATTGCACTGGGAATTGTAGTGATGTTTGTCCGAAGTACAGTAGATATTTTATTTGATTACGGACAAGGTTTTTTTGACAGCATGGCGGGATTAATTTTCTTTATGTTGTTGGGCAAATTGTTCCAAATCAAAACCTATGATTTCCTTTCTTTTGAACGCGATTATAAATCCTATTTCCCAATAGCCATCACAAAAATCACCACCGATGGAAAAGAAATTCCGGTGCAGGTTTATGATATCGAAAAAGGTGATAGGTTGCTAATTCGTAACCAAGAACTCATTCCTGTTGATGGTATTCTGATTTCTGAAAGCGCATCGATTGACTATAGTTTTGTTACTGGCGAAGCGGTTCCTATTGCCAAACAATCAGGTGATAAGTTATTTGCTGGAGGAAAACAATTGGGCAAAGTAATTGAGATGGAAGTGTTGTTTTCGGTATCACAAAGTTATTTGACTCAGTTGTGGAGCAATGATGTTTTTCAAAAGAAGCAGGAACAAAAACACAAAACCATTACCGATACCATCAGTCGTTATTTTACTCCGGTATTGTTATTAATAGCCATAGTTTCATTTGGCTATTGGATATTTATTGATACTACAACGGCGTTCAATGTGTTTACGGCGATATTGATTGTTGCTTGTCCATGTGCTTTGGCGTTAACGGCACCATTCACGTTAGGAAATGTATTGCGCATCATGGGGAAAAGAAAATTGTATTTAAAAAATGCGCCCGTAATCGAAGCCATGGCAAAAGTAGATACCATTGTTTTTGACAAAACCGGCACGATTACTTCCAATAAAGAAGCGGCCATTACTTTTGAAGGAACTTTAACGGAAAGAGAACTGATTGCAATAAAGAATGTGTTGCGTGGTTCCAATCATCCGTTGAGTAGAAGATTGTATGGGTTTTTGCCTGAAAGTGAAACTATTGCATTAGAACATTTTGAAGAGATTACTGGTAAAGGAATTTTGGCAACTATTGATGGGAAAAATATTCGCATCGGTTCAGCAGCTTTTGTTGGTTTTGAAGAAGAAAATAAGGTAGCGCAAACCAATGTTCACATCAGTATTGACGAAATTTATAAAGGGAAATATATTTTTGACCATCATTACCGCGAAGGATTGAAAGCCATTTTTGAAGAATTGAGCAAATACTACACACTAACCGTTTTATCGGGTGATAACGAAGGCGAAAAAGAGCGTTTGACGCAATGGTTGCCTAAGAGCACCAAACTATTATTCAACCAAAAACCCGAACAAAAACTGGCTTACATTGCCCAACTGCAAACCATTGGAAACAACGTTATGATGATAGGCGATGGGTTGAACGATGCTGGCGCTTTGGCACAAAGTAATGTTGGAATTGCTATTTCTGAGAATGTCAATGTGTTTTCACCTGCTTGCGATGGTATATTGGATGCGGTGCAGTTCAGTAAAATTCCATTCTTTATGCGCTATGCAAAGAATGCTATGAAAACCATTTACCTCAGTTTTGGAATTTCGTTGCTCTATAACGTTGTAGGACTAAGTTTTGCGGTTACTGGTCATTTGTCGCCTTTGGTTGCCGCTATTATTATGCCGTTGAGTACTATTACCATCGTTAGTTTTGTAACGCTGATGAGTAATTTTTATGCGGGTAAAGGGAAATAA
- a CDS encoding DUF2200 domain-containing protein, producing MKPTDTHNQKIAALIFGSVYPHYVKKVETKGRTVAELHEVIEWLTGFDEKKLQELIDEKVTFKTFFERATLNPKAELITGVICGYRIEEIDNPLTKQVRYLDKLIDELAKGKKMEKILRN from the coding sequence ATGAAACCCACCGATACACACAATCAAAAAATAGCAGCGCTAATCTTTGGCTCTGTTTATCCACATTATGTAAAAAAAGTGGAAACCAAAGGCAGAACCGTTGCCGAACTTCACGAAGTAATTGAATGGCTGACAGGATTTGATGAAAAAAAACTCCAAGAACTCATTGACGAAAAGGTAACGTTTAAAACGTTCTTTGAACGCGCTACTTTAAACCCAAAAGCCGAACTGATTACTGGAGTAATTTGTGGTTACCGCATCGAAGAAATAGACAATCCATTAACCAAACAAGTGCGTTATCTTGATAAACTTATCGATGAATTGGCTAAAGGCAAGAAAATGGAAAAGATTTTGAGAAACTAA